From Montipora foliosa isolate CH-2021 chromosome 6, ASM3666993v2, whole genome shotgun sequence, a single genomic window includes:
- the LOC138007483 gene encoding uncharacterized protein — MSQRDVEGRTFLCFFDDSSWFQGIILTKDKKQYGILGEVCDPPEEGFAECCFEDDPVFYQITIIDYETKEETVFKHVMKTGGDNCTLTSNALLFETEELLVGSKAQRHVMKYCRPELRGKESIVCSGHLTIHCEDQID, encoded by the exons ATGAGCCAGAGAGATGTAGAAGGCCGAACCTTCCTGTGCTTCTTTGACGATTCCTCCTGGTTTCAG GGAATTATTCTTACAAAGGATAAAAAGCAATATGGGATATTGGGAGAAG TTTGTGACCCACCAGAGGAAGGATTTGCTGAATGCTGTTTTGAAGATGACCCTGTGTTTTACCAGATAACCATCATTGACTACGAAACTAAAGAGGAAACA GTTTTTAAACATGTTATGAAAACTGGTGGTGACAACTGCACTTTGACATCAAATGCACTTCTCTTTGAAACTGAAGAACTCCTTGTGGGAAGCAAG GCCCAGAGACATGTGATGAAGTATTGTCGACCAGAGCTGAGAGGAAAGGAGAGTATAGTGTGCTCAGGACACTTGACAATCCACTGCGAGGATCAGATAGATTGA